The sequence below is a genomic window from Corvus moneduloides isolate bCorMon1 chromosome 24, bCorMon1.pri, whole genome shotgun sequence.
CTCAGTTATTTCACAGGAACACCTTGGTATTATGGAAGAGCAACAGAACAGTTTCTGATTCCATGTAACTTTACAAATTcccttgaaattaatttctttcttcaaaacCTCATTTTCCAAGAGACATTTCCCACCTGATATTTCCCAGTGAGCACATGCAAGGAGGAGAGCAGCCGTGGAAACTCTGAGGTGTTCAGACTGCCACCTGAGCAGGGGGCAGAGACACGAGGAGCCACAGGAGCCTGCAAGTCCTTGGCGAAGCCGGGCAGGCTCTGTTGGGAAGCACAGGAGCAGGACacatccagcacagccaagccGTGGAAGGGGGTTAGCACAGCCTGCACGCTACCAAGTAAATAGATGCGTCTGCCTCTGATTTGCATGTTTATCTTAGAAGCAATTTAGGTTTCTCCTTGTTTACAAGAGCCAAAGTCAGCAGACTCTCCACAAGAACAACAACTGGAAGCCAGAGCGTGACGGTTGTCTCCTGTTCCCTCGTGCATCGGCACTCGCGGGATGCTGGGACGAGCTTGCTGCAGCCGTGCCTCTGGATGCATCCCCGCAGCTTGCACGAGGGAGGAAGGCTGgcaaggagagaagagggcTCCAAAGGCACCTGCCCTTGGAACATGAAGTCTGCATCATCTGCTGTTTTGCTGCCTCGCGAGAAGCAAGGAAGGGAGGGCGGGAGGTCCGGCACACAGTGTCCCACAGCACGGCCCCTCACTGCCGGCTCCGGGCAGCGGGACTCCGGGAGAAAACGGGAAATGCACCCAGCTCGGAACCGCACACTGATCGGCAAGAGGGCACGCTGCGGCATCGTGCAGCCCAAGGTGGGCAGAGGGATTGTGCCAGCCCCTCACCCTCACTGGGCAGACAGCTCTTCACTTGGCAAAGGGCGATGCCAGGGCTTTATGCACcctcaggaggcagcagcacgTGGAATCCCCTTGGACAGGGTGGGGGATTGTTATCCCCATGGGCATGCACTTAATTATCCACTCCCgtcttccctcccttccagctcctcctcactgcaggctgcccagctcctgcttctgcctctctcctcccaACCCTGAAGTCCAGGCCTGAGCAGCCTCCAGCATCAGGAGTTCTCTCTCACAGAGTTTTCTGAACTCAGGGCttgggttttgtggggtttttttcagctggaaaaatgcagaTTCCCCCAGAGTACAGCGCTGCAGAAATGTGCCACTTCCAGCACAACTTcatttgtttgaaaacaaagttCTGATAAGGCAGCTGGGGACTTCTCAGAATATCCATTGTCTTTCCCAttgcagtgtttttaaaatgtcacagattttgagaaataaaattggAAGGGATGCTTTCATCTATCCAAaacaaatgtttgggttttttcccctcccaaaaCTCTGCTTGGCAGAATTTTCTGATGTTCCTCGTCTCGCTCCAGTTCAGAGTAACTGAACCCAACTGGAGCATTTCTCACCAAGTGGAAGCTTTCGTCTTTGCCGAGATAATCACAGCCTTTCCAGGCCACGGGAGGAATTTTCCCTTTAATTGTGTGCTAGATTTCAGTAAATAAACTCTGATGGAATCCTATAGGTGCTGTTGTAAATCCACTGCCACAGGCCACAGGCAAAGGGAGATGTAGCCTCTGACCCTGGTGGTTCTGGGGTGCACATGGTGAGGTGCTCCCGCAGCAGTTGGTGccctttgctctgctctccttccaCTTTCTCCTGCTGATAATGTTTGCTCTGATCTGGGTATTTGGCAGGAGAACTAAGGAGAAGTAATTAGCTTCCAGTGTGAAAAAGGGAGTGCGTAGTGTTTATCTTGTCTGGAGGGTTTCCCTTGATCTCGGTCTCCCAGGGGATGGTGTTGTGCTTTATCCATCACTCTCCAGTCTGGgaggcagctcctctgcccacTGCTTTGTCCCAGCCCACTCACAGCCCACTGCTGTGACTGGACACCAGTGCACCAGCTCAGtagccctggcacagggcaggggatgGGGTCCCCACAAGGTCCACGGTGAGGTGGCCCATCACAGAACATTTTACCTTTTCCAGCTTCCCCAGCATCCCTTTTCTCCAGCGAAGAGGAGCTTTGGCTCCTTCTGAACCTCCATCCTGCaacctgctgcctcccagcatCTGAGCACTGCTCTTGCCAGCACAGGCAAGAGCCAGCCATCCCCATCCTTGCTGGGCAGAATGAATTTAGGGCTAGAGACCTGGCCATGCTTCCCCATAGGAATTCTGCAGTCCCACTCAATGCCACCATGCCATCATCCAGCTGTCGGATGCTcctctgtcctgccctgcccgccATGGGAAGGAACAGGCTGCTCTCACAGCGTGGCATGAATAAGGCAGTGAAACACCCGCAGTCAGCAGTGCTCGAGGAGCTCCtgttggcttttctttcccaaacagcttctgctgcttccctgttCCTCTGCTTCAGGATGAAAGGCTGGCGAGCATGCCTGTGACAATAATGCTCACTGCCCCTTGGAGTCTGGGCTTGCAAAGCCATGGGGAGCTGGATTTATTATCCTCAGCTCCAACCCGAGATGACCTTGTGCCTCTGCcagcatttaaacaaaatattttaaaagagggAAGAGATCCCATTGCTTTCTGTGCTTGCAGGGCTTTCCTGAGCCTGGGAGCTCTCTCTGGGGTTGATAGAACTGAGAGAACATGTCCAGAGAGAGACAATGAAATATTGTCCAAGCttattgctttttattattgAAGGAAGGTTTTTGCTTCCAGTCTGGGGGCTAGAAAAATTCTGAATATCACCCAAACCTTATCCCCTCCAGCCAGAATCCCAGCTCCATGCTCTGCGGCAAAAATCATCCTCCAGCACAAGCAGCAAGAGGGGCGAGCGGGtggtgcaggcaggagctgacaGGGATGGAAAATTCCATGTTGCTCCCATTGTCCAGGATGGTGTGAGAGTGTGGCGCAGAGCTCAGATCCCTCCCCGGTGGCTGTGGAAAGCTGCCCATGGGGCTCAGCCAGGCTCTGGCAGGCTGCTGTTTGTGCGTTGTCTTTCTGCTCGGAGTTCCTGCtctctccccactgctgcagggaggggactGGGATACAGGCGGGGTAGGAGCCACAGCACAGTTCTGTCAGTTGTGCAGCTTCAGGGCATGAGAGTAAATGTTCAGGAGATGCACAGAGAGGAATCAACAGCTGGGGATAACAGTGTGAGTAAGGAGTGCAGCAACAAGAGGTGAAgcctgctcctcttcctccttcaccTGTGCATGGCACAGGTGTGTATGCTATGGACATTCCTGAAGAATGCAGGCAGGAGACAGGACAGAGCCTGCGCCAGCCACACggggctcagctgggctccatcctgctgtgctcagcagggctgggtggcagcgcggggctgggatgttgggaagagGGTGAGAGGGAGGTTTTGCACATCAGCAagtttctctgctgctgcccgAGGAGTTGACACAGCTCAGGCTTATGGGACACATCCCATGACTcacagcacccagagctggCTGTCTCCTGGGGGAGACGGGCTCCACAGactccctgctccttcctgcagagATGCATGCACTGAGAAAAGCTCTGCTTGCTCCTGGCTGGTGCATCTCAGgattattttattaaacaaaaaggCTGTGATGGCTCAGCagtgccctgtccctgtgtcctgtccctgtgtcctgcctgtctgaaccacagccccaggcagaTCTTGACATGTGCCCACAGTTCTCCCATGCCAAGGGGGCACATTGCATAGAGACACCctgggcagagcctggagcagctctgacacagctagaaaggaaagggaaagctggACTTCAGTGTAAGACCCACCAACCAAGGTGAGGACCTGGAGTCgcttggtttgttcagctggagaagaaattAACAGAGACTGAGGTCAGACTTCATTGGGgtctgctgcttcctcctgagggacagctctgatctctgctctctgtgaccagggacaggacgCAACGCAATGCCTGGAGATGGATATTGGGAAaaggtggttgggcactgaacaggctccccagtGCAGTGGTCATGGCCCCGATGCAGCCAGAGCTGAAGGAGTGTTTAGACAATACTCCTaagcacagggtgggattttggggggtgtcctgtgcagggccaggacttggacttgatgattcttgtgggtGCCTTTCCACTCAGGATATtcagtgattctatgactcccctctgcaggcagggcagtAATGTGGTACTGTTCTCTCTTGCAGGTACATCGGGGCGCTGGGTGCAAGGGTGATCTGTGATAACATCCCCGGGCTGGTGAACAAGCAGCGACAGCTCTGCCAGAGGTACCCTGACATCATGCAGTCAGTTGGGGAAGGAGCCAAGGAGTGGATCCGGGAGTGCCAGCACCAATTCCGGCACCACCGCTGGAACTGCAGCACCCTGGACCGGGACCACACTGTCTTCGGCCGGGTCATGCTGCGAAGTAGGTTctgccctgtccccttcccagcaCCATGTGCCTTGTCTTCCTGGGAGAGTCTCTCCTCTCACTGGGCTGCTGTGCCCGGTGGCTTGGATTACTCCCTGAGGAGAGCTTTGCCTTTTCTTGTAAATTAATCAAGTAGTAATGGGAGCAGAGCACTGCATTTGGAATAGCTGCACCAGATGAGATGGAGCAGGGGGAGtgctgggggagaagggggaaggagaCACCTCCGGAGAACAGGCTCATATGTAAACAGTAATGGGATATATAAATATTTGGAGAGCGGGGTTGGCCAGGACTCAGCAATTCACGTGGGAACTGGCTGTTCCCTCGCATGGCAAGGGAGGCAAGGCAGAGACACAGCTCCAATCCTTGATTCAGGCTCCAAGGTGGAGGAGGATCATGGCTATGGGGCAGGTGCCAGCCCTGCACAAAGGGCTGGGCATGGCCCCTGCTCGGGAGGGACCTTCCCGCTCCAGGTGAGGGATGGACACAACACCAGCAGGGATGCACCCAAGAAACGTACCCAAGGAACAAAGAGGAAAGGTaccatggggacagggatggggcagttccagagcaggagcagcatcaTGGGCTCCAGCTGCCCCGGGAGTCATCTGGCAGCAAACAGGCCCTGGGAGCTGGTgcaagccctggcacaggcagcggCACTGCAGGACAGATGCTGCTGCATCCCATGACGTGCCAGGAGTATCCAGCCATGTGGCCTCCAAATCAAAAGCGGCTGGAAGAGTCTTCCCACTCGCAGCTCGTATGGAGGACACGTGAGCGCCACGCAGGGAGCCAGGCAGTGGGGGGCTTGCTCCTAGCTGGCggggggatggggcagctgcCCATGGGTTGGACGAGCATCAGAGCCACAAGGAAGATGCCCAACCTGACTGGAGGGAAGGGGACTCGAATGCCGAATGCAGCACTCACCCTGCCATGCTGCAGCCTGCCTGCTCAACCTCTCTGTTCCCATCACGGCaccttttctcctgcttgcaTCCTCTCCTGGCAAAGGATGGGGAATGATGAAAGCTACTCGCCACAGCCCCATCCTGCGAGGCCCAAAGAGACCTCTGCTGCCTTTGAAGTTGCTTTCAAAGGCTCTCAAAATGAAGACTAACATGTTTTTGATTTGCAGCTTCTTTTACAACATTATAAAAACAGCTGCAAACTTGAACCAGAGACATAAAATAGCAGGcagtgagctgtgctgtgtggggAGAGCGGAGCCCGGCCGGGGCTGGCGCTGCCTCCATGCTCTGCgcagcactgggatggagggaagtGGCCCTGACAGAAGGGTGCTGGCTGGTCCTGCAGGCTTAGCACCCGTGGACATGTACCCTGAGCACTTCAATTAGTGTGAAAGGCTCCAGGGAAGCTGAGTCTGGACACTGGAGTCAGCAGAGGTGTTTGAGCTTGGCTTACCCACATACAGGATGGTCTCGCTCCCCATGCCCTGGTCTTTCACGGGATGCAGGTGcttggcacagcctggcacgTTCACTCCCTGTCCTTGTTTCTCTCCCCgtggcaggcagcagggaggccGCCTTCGTCTACGCCATCTCCTCGGCTGGGGTGGTCTATGCCATCACGCAGGCGTGCAGCCAGGGGGACCTCAAGGTCTGCAGCTGTGACCCGCTCAAGAGGGGCCGCTCCAAGGACGAGCGCGGGGAGTTCGACTGGGGCGGCTGCAGCGACAACATCAACTATGGGATCCGCTTTGCCAAAGCCTTTGTGGAtgccaaggagaaaaaagtgaagGATGCCCGGGCGTTGATGAACCTGCACAACAACCGCTGCGGGAGGATGGTGagtgcagcccctgcagcagagcccggCACTTGCCCATCCCACTGGGACCTTCCGTAGGGAACTGGGCAGCTGAGACAGCTTGGCCACAGAAACAGGACCTTGGGCATCTCTGGAGGGCGGTTCCTTCTGGGGATGAGGGCTGGATGCTGCCCTGCCTTCGCAGTGCTCCTCTGCACACTTTGCCCTGGGGAATGGCCCCACGAGGATGGCAGGACCCCACTTCCCTTTGCCTCCTGTGTCCTTGCTGATGTTGGCATCAGTGACCTCTGTACACAGCCCCCATCTCCAATTAGGAGCTCCATCCCACACAGCCAAGGGCTGATAAGCTGCACCAGGAATGAGTGGACACTAGTGCAATACCTGATGCCCAGGATGACCACTGGTCCTTATGCATCCCTCTTCCCACAGGCTGTGAAGCGCTTCCTGAAGCTGGAGTGCAAATGCCACGGGGTCAGCGGCTCCTGCACACTAAGGACTTGTTGGCTGGCAATGTCAGATTTTCGAAAAACAGGGGATTACCTAAGGAAGAAATACAACGGGGCCATCCAGGTGACGATGAATCAGGATGGCACTGGCTTCACAGTGGCCAACAAGAACTTCAGGAAGCCCACAAAAACAGATCTGGTGTATTTTGAGAACTCACCTGATTACTGTGTGATGGACAAGTCAGCAGGTAAAACCCAGAGCTCCAGTCATTACCCAAAAGcatctcttcctcccttcccaacagccagcagctcccagctagCCCAGCCTGGGGGCTCAGCTCCCCCACTCAACCCCAGTCTTTGGAGATGGGGTTACCCAGACCCAGACTCCCCACAACACCCCACACCTGCACAGGCAGGAATGCGTCTGTCCAAAATCCCCAAGCTTTACACCaaagccccaaacccctcaGGCTTCTGGTAATGACAGAAGTGGAGTGTATCATCAGAGCCCATCTCCTGCAGAGCAAAGCTCCCTTGAACAGGCAACAAAGAGCCTGTTCCGTGCACAGgctgccagctgctcctctgaacaCAGCCCGAGGTTGGGATGAGAGCGGGGAAGGGGTGTCAGGGCTGCTGGACTCCTGCAGAGATGATCAGTGGTTTCTCAGCCTGGAGCATTCCCAGGTTAGGAGTTCACAGCAGCCATGGGAGCTCGGTGGGGAAGACAAAACATGCTCCTGCCATACTCAGCCCGAGCAGAGAGGGCATTCTGAGCTTTGCCAGCTGCAAAGCCTGGCTCGGTGGGCACACACTGCTCCAGGGGTcccccaggcacagaggggctgcacagagcccatccctgtcccccaccACTCTTatgctctggcagcagcaaacacaggcTCTAGCAGTGGGCTTGGGAAGGGGAGCATGCAGAGTATCATAGAAAcccagaatgttttgggttggaagggatgtgaAAGAttatctcattccaaccctccATCATGGGCAGAGACACCGAAGCTGCATCCCTGGCTGGGTTCGCAGCATCCCATATCCATAAAGCACAGCAAGTGCAGGCTCCAAAGTGCTGCCTTTGGAGACCCCACTGCAGCACATGCTGTGACAGGAACAATGGGATTTCCCCACTGAAGCAGTCGCACCCAAGGTCCCCACCGCAGCTGGAGATGCCCAGTCTCACCAGTAACCCCTGCGGGTGGGTGGGCAGGGAAGTGTTGGAATACGATGGAGAACACCCTGACCTGCTGTCGCTTCCTTCCCCAGGCTCCCTGGGCACGGCCGGCCGGGTGTGCAGCAAGGTGTCCCGCGGGACGGACGGCTGCGAGGTGATGTGCTGCGGGCGGGGGTACGACACCACGCGCGTCACCCGCATCACCAAGTGCGAGTGCAAGTTCCACTGGTGCTGCGCTGTGCGCTGCAAGGAGTGCGAGGACACTGTGGATGTGCACACGTGTAAAGCTCCCAAACGGGCTGAGTGGTTGGACCAGACCTGACGAGatgggagcactgagggaagaAGCCACTGCCACCCCCCTTGCAATCTTTTTTAACCCCTGTGCCCTGAGGGCCACGATGTTCTGGGAGCTGTAGTTCAACTGCAtggcttttatttaattaattctgCAAAGCACTAAGGAAAGGACTACAGTTCCCAGGAGGTACTGTGGGCCCTTCAGATTTGCTCAGCAAAACTAATCCCTGACCTAGGAGGAGGCTGCGATCCTTGCTTAAACTGTGAACCTGCAAAGGTTCTCTTCGCAAAGGGACAGTGCAACCAATATGGACTCAGAGGACCGACTGTCGGGACGTGATGGCTGAGGAGTCCCGTTCCTCCCCAGAGAATCTACGTGACAGTAAAGCTTCACCAGCAAAAAACATTAGTTCAGAATAATCTACTCTTGCAAAAGCactcttgcttttccttttctgcaagGCCAGAGGAAGGGTGTTGTGAATCTGTAAGACTGTTCCATGATACCCGTGTTTCCCTTGAGCAGACCTGGCACATCACTAACCCCACTGAGCAAGAGTCACCTCTGCACGAGGcttgtccctgtgtccccagcacagggaacaaGTAGAGCTCTAACTTGGACCTGAACCCTGAAGGACTGCACAGAGACAAGGCCACCTCTAGATGCTGGTGGATACAAAGGGCTTGAAAGAGCAAATGAAACCTGTGAACTTACTGGTAGGTTCTGAAGTCAACGGTACAACAGCATCTCTGTACAACTCACGTGTATGTTGTGTATATTGCTTATTATTTTAAGTCAAAATTCATTATAAACCTGTATCAGAAAATTATGTCCTTTGCTTTTTGAATTCCTACACACTCAGTTGGGCactttcccagagcaggaaccaGCCTGCAgtgtttctcttccctgctgtctgcagctcctgctgtcccaAACCTTCCTACGAAGTTGAGCACCTGAAGCCCCAGGGGAATCCTTCCTCAGCAGCATCACGCTTCAGGAcatgtggatgccccatccccaaaagtgtccaaggccaggttggacaggacttggacCACCCCGGTgtagtggaaggtatccctgcccatggcagggggtggaacaagatgaggTTTAAAGTCCTTTaccacccaaaccattccatgctTCTATAGCACTGGGTTGAGCAGGAGATGCTTGATAAGCTTCCAAATCTTTCcgattaaaaaaccccaaacactagAAACATAATAAACTAAAATTGAAGTTGAtgagaggaggggcaggcagctgcagagctgctggtagATAAGTTACAGGGATCCACCCCTCACGTCTacaaatttcctcttttctccacCAATTTGAGCAAGCAGACATTACAAGAATGCTTTATTCGGTGTACAGATATTTTATCGAGTCTGGTCGAAAGGTGCCAGTCCacataaaaaaatgcagtgtatAACAGTTGAACCTGGAAACTAAACTGACccagataaaaaagaaaaattaccttAATCATTGCAATTCGTGAGGCTGAGGGTGCTCCTGCAGTTCCCTCACCTGAGCTAGGCTGCACATTGCCTCAGGCAGGCTGTGCCTCCTCCCTGAGCCAGGAAAAATGGCGTTCATTTTCCTGATACTGCTCAGCATCGTGCTGGTGAGCAAGTAAGGATGTTTCACACAGAGGAAGTTTTCATGGAAATTCCAAGCTTGTAACAATAAGAAAGGCCAAGTCAACAGGGATATTCACCTGCAAATACTTTTTGCTGGGGTCTGTTTTACAGCAATTAGCTGCCAGAGGGGATGTCAGAGGTCTCAGAGGAGCTGGGGTTTTCTCCTGGAAGCAGCGAGTTGTGTGGGCAAGAGGGAGCTGAGAAGGCTACAAGAGCAAAGTCTGAAGGAAGGTCAAAGGAGCATGATGGGATTAAGGCAAAGAAGATTATTCTGGTCCTAAGCCACCCATCGGCTACTGTACCAAGAGCATCTCCGAACAGGAATTTTCCTCAATGGCCCTAGGAAATAATAGTTTAAGTGGGGAGAGAAAACCACTTTGAAACCGGTTTTGATGGGGGAACTGCTCAAAGAATTAAAAGAGCCTGGATTAAGCACCTTCCTCCATGCCAGACCCCCGAGAGTGCTCATGCAGAAAAAGGaccttcagcagagctgctccaaagcCACACCCAAGCCAAAAGGTGACATTTTAATGGAGCTCTTAATGGAATCCCACCTTCCCACTGCCTAACCTATTTCTTACAGAATTAAACCAATTCCCTGACAGCACAAGAGGGTTCAGCAGCACCATCCCTGCTCTTGGACTGGAGCTGGTGTTTACCCAGGAGACTTCTGGTCTCCCCCCAGGCCCTTCCAAGACCCTCTGAATTTCAGGGAGGGACAATTTTCCCATCCCGGCTGTACCGAGGAATGCTGACAGGTGAGCGGGAGGTCTGAGCCAGGCCAAAGGCATCCCAAGCCAGTGCAGCATCCATCAGCACAGGCTAATTGACTGGGAAGAGCCTCTCATTTATCTTCATTACTGCTCCACCTACCATCAATTTAtgacagatttgaaaaaaatgctgccCCCTCAGCCATCAATCCAAGCCTCCCTCCCAGAGCAGGACACactccctgggctgggaaggaccCAGTGCCTGGGGACCCGGGGTCAGCCGCCAACAAACACTTCTTCTTCTGTAGAGGACCCTGGGGGGCATCTGTAGGAGATCTGTGGGCCCACCTGATGAATGACACCTTAATCAGTGGCTGCTGCCAAAACATACCCTCCCTTTGAACACAGAtgttcatattttaaaacaaagaggGAAACTCCAAGGACAGGTTTTCTTGGGTTTATTGGCTTCCCCCCTTACCGGTTTCATCACTGAGATGCTGAAACTGGATGCCTCCAGTGCTCTGCAGTGTAACCACAGCTGAGACAGGAACCCTCCCTAGCCCTGCCAGGTCCCCCTGTGCAGATGCTGTCCTCTGTCACAGCAGTGAATAAGAGGAGTAAAAATACTTGGAATCAACTGCAAGTGCTACAGAAGTACCTGGCAAGCAGTCATGGAGACAGCCCATCGAGCTCAAGTCCACCTGACAGAAGAAGTGACAGTTTCTTCTGCAAAGGACTAAGCAA
It includes:
- the WNT2B gene encoding protein Wnt-2b isoform X1; the encoded protein is MLSPNRLEASPGIAVASGRAECGAFPRTAGAAPRLCLPLVLLLLALTPRADSSWWYIGALGARVICDNIPGLVNKQRQLCQRYPDIMQSVGEGAKEWIRECQHQFRHHRWNCSTLDRDHTVFGRVMLRSSREAAFVYAISSAGVVYAITQACSQGDLKVCSCDPLKRGRSKDERGEFDWGGCSDNINYGIRFAKAFVDAKEKKVKDARALMNLHNNRCGRMAVKRFLKLECKCHGVSGSCTLRTCWLAMSDFRKTGDYLRKKYNGAIQVTMNQDGTGFTVANKNFRKPTKTDLVYFENSPDYCVMDKSAGSLGTAGRVCSKVSRGTDGCEVMCCGRGYDTTRVTRITKCECKFHWCCAVRCKECEDTVDVHTCKAPKRAEWLDQT
- the WNT2B gene encoding protein Wnt-2b isoform X2, which produces MQSVGEGAKEWIRECQHQFRHHRWNCSTLDRDHTVFGRVMLRSSREAAFVYAISSAGVVYAITQACSQGDLKVCSCDPLKRGRSKDERGEFDWGGCSDNINYGIRFAKAFVDAKEKKVKDARALMNLHNNRCGRMAVKRFLKLECKCHGVSGSCTLRTCWLAMSDFRKTGDYLRKKYNGAIQVTMNQDGTGFTVANKNFRKPTKTDLVYFENSPDYCVMDKSAGSLGTAGRVCSKVSRGTDGCEVMCCGRGYDTTRVTRITKCECKFHWCCAVRCKECEDTVDVHTCKAPKRAEWLDQT